From a single Prionailurus bengalensis isolate Pbe53 chromosome A1, Fcat_Pben_1.1_paternal_pri, whole genome shotgun sequence genomic region:
- the LOC122483258 gene encoding LOW QUALITY PROTEIN: protocadherin-8-like (The sequence of the model RefSeq protein was modified relative to this genomic sequence to represent the inferred CDS: substituted 1 base at 1 genomic stop codon) → MKFNSSLLRVREGDGQLTVGDAGLDRERLCGQAPQCVLAFDVVSFSQEQFRLIHVEVEVRDINDHAPRFPRAQIPVEVSEGAAVGTRIRLEVPVDEDVGANGLQSVRLAEPHSPFRVELQTRADGAQCADLVLLQELDRESQAAYSLELVAQDGGRPPRSATAALSVRVLDANDHSPAFPQGAVAEVELAEDAPVGSLLLDLDAADPDEGPNGDVVFAFGARTPPEVRRLFRLDPRSGRLTLAGPVDYERQDTYELDMRAQDRGPGPRASTCKVIVRIRDVNDNAPDITITPLAAPGAPAASPFAAAAAAAAALGGADATSPTGPGTPEAGAISLVPEGVARESLVALVSTSDRDSGANGQVRCALYRHEHFRLQPAYAGSYLVVTAASLDRERIAEYNLTLVAEDRGAPPLRTVRPYTVRVSDENDKAPLFTRPVXDVSVREDNPPGAYLGREGQVTCRLLEAEEGRAQDAVSPYISVDPITGKLCTQRCSDRN, encoded by the coding sequence ATGAAGTTCAACAGCTCGCTGCTCCGAGTGCGCGAGGGCGACGGTCAGCTGACCGTCGGGGACGCGGGCCTGGACCGCGAGCGGCTGTGCGGCCAGGCACCACAGTGCGTGCTGGCCTTCGACGTGGTCAGCTTCTCGCAGGAGCAGTTCCGGCTGATACAcgtggaggtggaggtgagggACATCAACGATCACGCGCCGCGCTTTCCCCGGGCCCAGATCCCCGTGGAGGTGTCCGAGGGCGCGGCTGTGGGCACGCGCATCCGGCTGGAGGTGCCGGTGGACGAGGATGTGGGAGCCAACGGGCTGCAGAGCGTGCGCCTGGCCGAGCCTCACAGCCCCTTCCGCGTGGAGCTGCAGACGCGCGCGGACGGCGCCCAGTGCGCGGACCTGGTGCTGCTGCAGGAGCTGGACCGCGAGAGCCAGGCCGCCTACAGCCTGGAGCTAGTGGCCCAGGACGGCGGCCGCCCGCCGCGCTCCGCCACTGCCGCCCTCAGCGTGCGAGTGCTGGACGCCAACGACCACAGCCCGGCCTTCCCGCAGGGTGCCGTGGCCGAGGTGGAGCTGGCGGAGGACGCGCCCGTGGGCTCCCTGCTGCTGGACCTGGACGCAGCCGACCCCGACGAGGGCCCCAACGGCGACGTGGTGTTTGCCTTCGGTGCCCGCACCCCGCCCGAGGTGCGCCGCCTCTTCCGCCTGGACCCGCGCTCGGGCCGCCTCACCCTGGCAGGACCCGTGGACTACGAGCGCCAGGACACCTATGAGCTAGACATGCGGGCCCAGGACCGCGGTCCCGGGCCTCGGGCCTCCACCTGCAAAGTCATCGTGCGCATCCGCGACGTCAATGACAACGCTCCGGACATCACCATCACCCCGCTGGCCGCCCCGGGCGCGCCTGCCGCCTCTCccttcgccgccgccgccgccgccgccgccgctctcGGGGGTGCGGACGCGACCTCGCCGACCGGACCTGGAACGCCAGAGGCCGGCGCCATCTCGCTGGTGCCAGAGGGGGTGGCGCGCGAGAGCCTGGTGGCGCTGGTCAGCACCTCGGACAGAGACTCGGGCGCCAATGGGCAGGTGCGCTGCGCCCTCTACCGGCACGAGCATTTCCGGCTGCAGCCGGCCTACGCGGGCAGCTACCTGGTGGTGACCGCGGCGTCCCTGGACCGCGAGCGCATCGCTGAGTACAACCTGACGCTGGTGGCCGAGGACAGAGGCGCGCCCCCTCTACGCACCGTGCGGCCCTACACGGTGCGCGTGAGCGACGAGAACGACAAAGCGCCACTCTTCACGCGACCGGTCTAAGACGTGTCAGTGAGGGAGGACAACCCTCCTGGCGCCTACTTGGGCCGCGAAGGCCAGGTCACCTGCCGACTGCTGGAGGCCGAAGAGGGTCGCGCCCAGGACGCCGTGTCCCCCTACATCTCTGTGGACCCTATTACTGGGAAGCTGTGTACACAACGGTGCTCTGATCGCAACTAA